In one window of Eleutherodactylus coqui strain aEleCoq1 chromosome 10, aEleCoq1.hap1, whole genome shotgun sequence DNA:
- the MMGT1 gene encoding LOW QUALITY PROTEIN: ER membrane protein complex subunit 5 (The sequence of the model RefSeq protein was modified relative to this genomic sequence to represent the inferred CDS: deleted 1 base in 1 codon; substituted 1 base at 1 genomic stop codon) yields the protein MASSIWKGLVGVGLFALAHAAFSAAQHRSYMRLTEKEDETLPIDIVLQTLLAFVVACYGIVHVAGEFKDMDATSELKNKTFDTLRNHPSFYIFNHRGRIMFQSPETETSIKSSDPASXSNASLKLRKLEPMQR from the exons ATGGCGTCTTCAATCTGGAAAGGGCTGGTCGGGGTCGGGCTCTTTGCACTGGCACATGCGGCTTTTTCAGCGGCTCAGC ATCGCTCATACATGAGATTGACTGAGAAAGAAGATGAAACGTTACCAATAGAT ATAGTCCTACAGACCTTACTGGCGTTTGTGGTTGCGTGTTACGGCATAGTACATGTTGCCGGGGAGTTTAAGGACATGGACGCCACTTCAGAACTGAAGAACAA GACATTTGATACTTTAAGGAACCACCCGTCATTCTATATTTTCAATCACCGGGGACGAATAATGTTCCAATCCCCAGAAACAGAAACGTCC ATCAAATCATCAGACCCGGCTTCATGATCCAACGCATCGCTGAAGTTACGAAAACTAGAACCAATGCAACGCTGA